A region of the Trueperaceae bacterium genome:
AAGAACGCGCTATGCCGACCACCTTCTGCCTTGGCTAAAACATACACGCTACCTTTAAACTCAGTGTGAGGTGTAATAGAACCGGGCTTCGCTAAAACCTGACCTCGATCAATCTCTTCCCGAGCTATACCTCGAAGCAANACACCAACATTATCCCCGGCTAAACCCTGATTCAGGGTCTTCCGGTGCATCTCAACACCTGTCACCACGCTAGTAGTAGTCTCTTTTAGGCCGACTATCTCTACTTCTTCGCCAGTGTTAACTGTTCCCCGCTCCACGCGGCCAGTGGCCACCGTCCCACGACCAGTAATCGTGAACACGTCCTCTACGGGTAGCAGGAACGGCTTGTCAACATCCCGCTCAGGCGTAGGTATATAACTGTCAATAGCATCTAGAAGCTGCCAAATCCTGTCGACCCACTCATCTTCTCCGCGTTGTGCATTTGGGTTAGCGTCCAAAGCTTCTAACGCTTTCAANGCACTACCCTTCACCACTGGAATATCATCCCCAGGAAACTCGTATTCGGACAACATATCCCGCACTTCCATCTCTACGAGTTCAAGTAACTCTTCGTCATCAACCATGTCTTCCTTGTTCATAAATACTACGATGTAAGGTACGCCCACTTGTCGCGCAAGCAGAATATGCTCCCTAGTTTGTGGCATGGGCCCATCGGCCGCATTAACCACTAGAACAGCACCATCCATTTGCGCAGCACCCGTGATCATATTCTTAATGTAATCCGCGTGCCCAGGGCAATCAACATGACTATAATGACGATCAGGAGTTTGGTATTCAACGTGGGCAGTATTAATAGTGATCCCCCGTGCTTTCTCCTCCGGAGCCTTATCAATCTGATCGTAACTCTGGGTTTCGATACTAGGATCCGCTGCCGCGGCAGTAAACGTAATCGCCGCCGTAAGGGTCGTCTTTCCATGATCAACGTGCCCGATCGTTCCAACGTTCACGTGAGGTTTGGTACGCTCAAACTCAACCTTAGCCATTCCAATATCCTTTCTCAATCTCATTCAACTTTGATGTGTTGGCGTCACACTAGCACTAAAAGATAATGTTGACACCAACACAACGACCTAATCCGACAATGGAGCTCGTGGACGGGGTTGAACCGTCGACCTCTCCCTTACCAAGGGAGTGCTCTACCACTGAGCTACACGAGCCCGGAAGCACCCCGTTTAGCAACTCCGGGGAACCCTGCGGTTATTAAAGCTCACAGGGTGGAGCGGGAGACGGGAATCGAACCCGCGACATCCAGC
Encoded here:
- the tuf gene encoding elongation factor Tu is translated as MAKVEFERTKPHVNVGTIGHVDHGKTTLTAAITFTAAAADPSIETQSYDQIDKAPEEKARGITINTAHVEYQTPDRHYSHVDCPGHADYIKNMITGAAQMDGAVLVVNAADGPMPQTREHILLARQVGVPYIVVFMNKEDMVDDEELLELVEMEVRDMLSEYEFPGDDIPVVKGSALKALEALDANPNAQRGEDEWVDRIWQLLDAIDSYIPTPERDVDKPFLLPVEDVFTITGRGTVATGRVERGTVNTGEEVEIVGLKETTTSVVTGVEMHRKTLNQGLAGDNVGVLLRGIAREEIDRGQVLAKPGSITPHTEFKGSVYVLAKAEGGRHSAFFSGYRPQFYFRTTDVTGVVTLPDDVEMVMPGDNVELMVSLIKPIAMEEGLRFAIREGGRTVGAGVVTQVTK